The Paraburkholderia largidicola DNA segment GGACTTAGCGGCGGGCGAGCGGCGCAAGCGCGCGCACGAGGGCCTCGCGGCCCAGTGCGACGCCTTCGCCGGAAATCGTGTGGCCGACGCCCGGCAGTGCGAACGCTTCGACGTCGAAGCCCGCGTCGTGCAGCGCGATCGCGGCACGCTCGGTTTCATCGACGGAGATGACGGCGTCGTCTTCGCCATGGATCAGCGTCACAGGCGTGGCGCTCGTCGCGGTAACCGGCGACGCGAGCCGCCCCGAGAACGCGACCACGACGGCTGCGCCCTGTGGATTCGTCGCCACGTGATGCAGCGACATCATCGAGCCTTGCGAGAAACCGACCAGCGCCAGTTGCCCGTAGCCGAGGCCCTGATGCGCAAGCTCCG contains these protein-coding regions:
- a CDS encoding alpha/beta hydrolase, with translation MAWEQFDNGWRLAPAEGPATSLVVLLHGVGSNAQDLVPLADIWREALPQAAFTSLDGSEPFDGGFGGRQWFSLRNVDEQNRTGRVTAAWPALHKMLDAELAHQGLGYGQLALVGFSQGSMMSLHHVATNPQGAAVVVAFSGRLASPVTATSATPVTLIHGEDDAVISVDETERAAIALHDAGFDVEAFALPGVGHTISGEGVALGREALVRALAPLARR